A genomic region of Barnesiella viscericola DSM 18177 contains the following coding sequences:
- a CDS encoding FtsK/SpoIIIE family DNA translocase: MPTNQDETQIQSTPLEGATPAEGSVQEEKPRKGLFKNEQASFITGIILIIFSVYLTISFISFFFTGSADQSKIENLSVGELSSISNDIQNWTGAFGAYLSNLMINRWMGISAFIVALWLYVVGRRFIKVAHTRMIRFTISCALSIIVLSLFFGFIFLHSYNHTFLYLGGYHGYYTTQWLNAWIGPWGTALLIAALTIVLLVHLSYKTIDYIRRASSVNLTGRAIQAIKHKAAKVSEESHEEDVDDENKNQMTDEPEVRADEPKEETSAKTEQTTTHQSIETTETTPDEEPVDSMPEFLDAPVEPIPTPEEMQESATHDHEEPKRMTIDTGDPSFVIETAETEELATQAAPMEDYDPTKDLSHYKRPTFDLLDKRESSEVEINMEEQAANKKLITETLKNYNIGISSITATVGPTVTLYEIKPEAGVRIARIKSLENDIALSLSALGIRIIAPIPGKGTVGIEVPNKDPKMVSMYSVLASRKFQECKYELPLALGKSITNEVFIADLCKMPHILVAGATGQGKSVGLNAIITSLLYKKHPAQLKFVLVDPKMVEFSIYSSIERHFMAKLPDAEKAVITDSDKVIATLNSLCIEMDNRYALLAKANVRTIKEYNEEFIHRRLNPNNGHKFMPYIVVVIDEFADLIMMAGRDVEMPIARIAQKARAVGIHMVIATQRPSTTVITGNIKANFPARIAFRVMQMVDSRTILDAPGANQLIGRGDMLFTEGGELKRIQCAFIDTPEVKRICEYISKQQGYPEAYELPEYKNADSDTGGGNDIANRDPLFEEAAKMIVVSGQASTSSLQRRYSIGYNRAGRLMDQLEAAGIVGPSEGGKPRQVLISDIMALENKLELMK; this comes from the coding sequence ATGCCTACCAATCAAGACGAAACCCAAATACAATCCACTCCCCTGGAAGGAGCTACACCTGCCGAAGGATCGGTTCAGGAGGAGAAACCCCGCAAAGGCCTGTTCAAGAACGAACAGGCAAGTTTTATCACGGGGATAATTCTCATTATCTTTTCGGTCTACCTCACCATCTCGTTCATCTCGTTTTTCTTCACCGGGAGTGCCGACCAGAGCAAAATCGAAAACCTGTCGGTGGGCGAACTCTCGTCGATAAGCAACGACATACAGAACTGGACAGGAGCTTTCGGAGCCTATCTCTCCAACCTCATGATCAATCGGTGGATGGGTATCTCGGCCTTCATCGTGGCTCTGTGGCTCTATGTGGTAGGGCGCCGCTTCATCAAGGTAGCGCACACGCGCATGATACGCTTCACCATCAGTTGCGCCCTCTCCATCATCGTGCTCTCGCTCTTCTTCGGTTTCATCTTCCTGCACAGCTACAACCACACCTTCCTCTACCTGGGCGGCTACCACGGCTACTACACCACCCAATGGCTCAACGCCTGGATAGGACCTTGGGGCACGGCCCTGCTCATTGCGGCACTTACCATCGTGCTGCTGGTGCACCTCAGCTACAAGACTATCGACTACATACGTAGGGCCTCTTCGGTCAACCTCACCGGCCGGGCAATCCAGGCGATCAAACACAAGGCTGCCAAGGTATCGGAGGAGTCTCATGAAGAAGATGTTGATGATGAAAATAAGAACCAGATGACCGACGAGCCGGAAGTTCGAGCTGACGAACCGAAGGAGGAAACTTCGGCCAAGACCGAGCAGACGACAACCCATCAGTCAATCGAAACAACCGAAACGACTCCCGACGAGGAGCCTGTCGACTCGATGCCCGAATTTCTCGATGCTCCGGTAGAGCCCATACCTACCCCCGAGGAGATGCAGGAGAGCGCTACTCACGACCACGAAGAGCCCAAACGAATGACCATCGACACGGGCGATCCCTCGTTTGTCATCGAGACGGCCGAGACCGAGGAACTGGCTACGCAGGCGGCACCCATGGAGGACTACGACCCCACCAAAGACCTGTCGCACTACAAGCGGCCCACCTTCGACCTGCTCGACAAGCGCGAGAGCAGCGAGGTCGAAATCAACATGGAGGAACAGGCAGCCAACAAGAAGCTCATCACCGAGACGCTGAAAAACTACAACATCGGTATCAGCTCCATCACGGCCACCGTGGGCCCCACCGTCACCCTCTACGAAATCAAGCCCGAGGCCGGCGTGCGCATCGCCCGCATCAAAAGTCTCGAAAACGATATAGCCCTCAGCCTATCGGCACTGGGTATCCGCATCATCGCCCCCATTCCCGGCAAGGGAACGGTGGGTATCGAGGTGCCCAACAAAGACCCCAAAATGGTCTCGATGTACTCGGTACTCGCCTCGCGCAAGTTCCAGGAGTGCAAATACGAGTTGCCGCTGGCACTGGGCAAGAGCATTACCAACGAGGTATTCATTGCCGACCTCTGCAAGATGCCTCACATTCTGGTAGCCGGTGCTACGGGACAAGGTAAGTCGGTAGGACTGAATGCCATCATCACCTCGCTGCTCTACAAGAAGCACCCGGCCCAACTCAAATTCGTACTGGTCGACCCCAAGATGGTCGAGTTCAGCATCTACTCGTCCATCGAACGGCACTTCATGGCCAAGCTCCCCGATGCCGAGAAGGCGGTCATCACCGACAGCGACAAGGTTATCGCCACCCTCAACTCGCTCTGTATCGAGATGGACAACCGCTACGCTCTGCTGGCCAAGGCCAACGTGAGAACCATCAAGGAGTATAACGAGGAGTTTATCCACCGCCGGCTCAATCCCAACAACGGGCACAAGTTCATGCCCTATATCGTGGTGGTCATCGACGAGTTTGCCGACCTCATCATGATGGCCGGACGCGATGTCGAAATGCCTATCGCCCGTATCGCCCAGAAAGCCCGTGCCGTGGGTATCCACATGGTCATCGCCACCCAGCGCCCCTCGACGACGGTCATCACGGGTAACATCAAGGCCAACTTCCCGGCCCGTATCGCCTTCCGGGTGATGCAGATGGTCGACTCGCGCACCATTCTCGACGCCCCCGGTGCCAACCAGCTCATCGGCCGGGGCGACATGCTCTTCACCGAAGGGGGCGAATTGAAGCGTATCCAGTGCGCCTTCATCGACACGCCCGAGGTGAAACGCATCTGTGAATACATCAGCAAGCAACAGGGATACCCCGAAGCCTACGAACTGCCCGAATACAAGAACGCCGACAGCGACACGGGCGGAGGCAACGACATTGCCAACCGCGACCCCCTCTTCGAAGAGGCCGCCAAGATGATTGTCGTCTCGGGACAGGCATCGACCTCCTCGCTGCAACGGCGCTACTCCATCGGCTACAACCGGGCCGGCCGATTGATGGACCAACTCGAAGCCGCCGGCATCGTGGGTCCGAGCGAAGGAGGCAAACCGCGCCAGGTATTGATATCGGACATCATGGCCCTTGAAAACAAATTGGAATTAAT